In a single window of the Gemmatimonadota bacterium genome:
- the rpmC gene encoding 50S ribosomal protein L29, translating to MTNSVDLRALSVEELEAKLAELREERFRLRFRAATETIENPMRFRTIRRDVARVLTILGEKRREA from the coding sequence ATGACGAATAGCGTGGACCTGCGGGCGCTCTCGGTCGAGGAGCTCGAGGCAAAATTGGCCGAGCTGCGGGAGGAGCGCTTCCGCCTGCGCTTCCGCGCCGCGACGGAGACGATTGAAAATCCGATGCGGTTCCGGACCATCCGACGCGATGTGGCGCGGGTGTTGACGATCCTGGGCGAGAAGCGCCGCGAGGCGTGA
- the rplP gene encoding 50S ribosomal protein L16: MLAPKRIKFRKTFKGRTKGVATRGNSVAFGEWAITSLEPGWITNRQIEAARVAMTREMKRGGKVWIRIFPDKPITKKPAETRMGKGKGNPEGWVAVIKPGRVLFEVDGVTEELARAALALAQAKLPVRTRVLKREEI; the protein is encoded by the coding sequence ATGTTGGCACCGAAGCGGATCAAGTTCCGCAAGACGTTCAAGGGGCGCACGAAGGGCGTGGCCACCCGCGGGAATTCCGTGGCGTTCGGCGAGTGGGCGATCACCTCGCTCGAGCCGGGGTGGATCACCAACCGCCAGATCGAGGCGGCCCGCGTGGCGATGACCCGTGAGATGAAGCGTGGCGGCAAGGTGTGGATCCGGATCTTCCCGGACAAGCCGATCACGAAGAAGCCGGCCGAAACCCGCATGGGCAAGGGCAAGGGCAATCCGGAAGGGTGGGTGGCCGTGATCAAGCCGGGCCGCGTGCTCTTCGAAGTGGATGGCGTGACGGAAGAGTTGGCTCGTGCCGCGTTGGCGCTGGCCCAGGCGAAGCTGCCGGTCCGGACCCGCGTCCTCAAGCGCGAGGAGATCTGA
- the rpsQ gene encoding 30S ribosomal protein S17, which produces MTEKTTAAERLARKIRTGVVTSDKMQKTVTVVLERRLAHPKYGKQVTRSKKVKVRNDHDAKAGDTVKIMETRKLAKTVHWRTVELVLRAR; this is translated from the coding sequence ATGACTGAGAAGACGACTGCCGCCGAACGCCTCGCCCGGAAGATCCGTACGGGCGTCGTGACGAGCGACAAGATGCAGAAGACGGTGACCGTCGTGCTGGAGCGCCGCCTGGCGCATCCGAAGTACGGGAAGCAGGTCACCCGCAGCAAGAAGGTGAAGGTTCGCAACGACCATGACGCCAAGGCGGGCGACACGGTGAAGATCATGGAGACGCGCAAGCTGGCGAAGACGGTCCATTGGCGGACTGTTGAGCTGGTTCTGCGGGCTCGCTAG